The Streptomyces avermitilis MA-4680 = NBRC 14893 genome contains a region encoding:
- a CDS encoding heavy metal transporter yields MSEPTPTPARRGRRLLLRMGAATAVLLALACYLVVQYVTGGPGATSCKVVSDERDGASYEFTPEQAVNAATISAVGATRGMPERAVTIALATALQESGLRNIRHGDRDSLGLFQQRPSQGWGTKKQIMDPTYAAGVFYEHLAKVSDYTQLRLTVAAQRVQRSGYPEAYAKHEPDATLLAAALTGHSAATLTCEGRPAPARTGGTDAVRAALVRDFGRDVLQSAGAEVSTGTPSPSPSPKATAAPGAVTVPVPRRTAAEGSTRQRGWALAHWAVANASALHIAHVSYAGREWSRGGYANEWRTAGDSGAKTSTAEVRIVAGQ; encoded by the coding sequence GTGTCAGAGCCGACCCCCACTCCCGCTCGGCGCGGCCGCCGCCTCCTCCTGCGCATGGGAGCGGCCACCGCAGTCCTGCTCGCGCTCGCGTGTTACCTCGTCGTGCAGTACGTCACCGGCGGCCCGGGCGCGACGAGCTGCAAGGTCGTCTCGGACGAGCGCGACGGCGCGTCGTACGAGTTCACCCCGGAGCAGGCGGTGAACGCGGCGACGATCTCGGCGGTCGGCGCCACGCGCGGCATGCCGGAGCGCGCCGTCACGATCGCCCTCGCGACCGCGCTCCAGGAGTCGGGGCTGCGCAACATCCGGCATGGCGACCGGGACTCGCTGGGACTGTTCCAGCAGCGGCCCTCGCAGGGCTGGGGCACCAAGAAACAGATCATGGATCCGACGTACGCGGCGGGTGTGTTCTACGAGCACCTGGCCAAGGTGAGCGACTACACACAGCTGCGGCTCACGGTGGCCGCGCAGCGCGTGCAGCGCAGCGGTTACCCGGAGGCGTACGCGAAGCACGAGCCGGACGCCACGCTGCTCGCCGCCGCCCTGACCGGGCACTCGGCGGCCACGCTGACCTGCGAGGGCCGCCCGGCGCCGGCCCGGACGGGCGGCACGGACGCGGTGCGGGCCGCGCTCGTACGGGACTTCGGACGCGATGTGCTGCAGTCGGCCGGCGCGGAGGTGAGCACCGGGACGCCGTCGCCCTCGCCGTCCCCGAAGGCCACGGCGGCCCCCGGCGCCGTCACCGTCCCGGTGCCGAGGAGGACGGCCGCCGAGGGCAGTACCCGGCAGCGCGGCTGGGCGCTGGCGCACTGGGCCGTGGCCAACGCGTCCGCGCTGCACATCGCCCACGTCTCCTATGCGGGCCGCGAGTGGTCGCGTGGCGGTTACGCGAACGAATGGCGTACGGCCGGGGATTCCGGAGCGAAGACGTCCACCGCCGAAGTCCGGATAGTCGCCGGGCAGTAG
- a CDS encoding bifunctional succinyldiaminopimelate transaminase/glutamate-prephenate aminotransferase, producing the protein MSAVSDRLPTFPWDKLEPYKARAAAHPDGIVDLSVGTPVDPVPELIQKALVAAADSPGYPTVWGTPELRDALTGWVERRLGARGVTHHHVLPIVGSKELVAWLPTQLGLGPGDKVAHPRLAYPTYEVGARLARADHVVYDDPTELDPTGLKLLWLNSPSNPTGKVLSKAELTRIVAWAREHGILVFSDECYLELGWEADPVSVLHPDVCGGSYEGIVSVHSLSKRSNLAGYRAAFLAGDPAVLGPLLQIRKHGGMMTSAPTQAAVVAALGDDAHVREQRERYAARRTALRDALLSHGFRIEHSEASLYLWATRGESCWDTVAHLADLGILVAPGDFYGSAGEQFVRVALTATDERVAAAVRRLA; encoded by the coding sequence GTGTCCGCAGTCTCCGACCGCCTTCCGACCTTTCCCTGGGACAAGCTGGAGCCGTACAAGGCGAGGGCCGCGGCCCACCCGGACGGCATCGTCGACCTGTCCGTCGGCACGCCGGTCGACCCGGTGCCCGAGCTGATCCAGAAGGCGCTGGTGGCCGCGGCCGACTCCCCGGGCTATCCGACCGTCTGGGGCACGCCCGAGCTGCGGGACGCCCTCACGGGCTGGGTGGAGCGCCGGCTGGGCGCGCGCGGCGTCACCCACCACCACGTGCTTCCGATCGTCGGTTCCAAGGAACTCGTCGCCTGGCTCCCGACCCAGCTGGGCCTGGGCCCCGGGGACAAGGTCGCCCACCCGCGCCTTGCGTACCCGACCTACGAGGTCGGCGCCCGCCTCGCCCGCGCGGACCACGTGGTCTACGACGACCCGACGGAGCTGGACCCGACCGGCCTGAAGCTCCTCTGGCTCAACTCGCCCTCGAACCCGACCGGCAAGGTCCTCTCGAAGGCGGAACTCACCCGGATCGTCGCCTGGGCCCGTGAGCACGGCATCCTCGTTTTCTCCGACGAGTGCTACCTCGAGCTGGGCTGGGAGGCCGACCCGGTCTCCGTGCTGCACCCGGACGTGTGCGGCGGCTCGTACGAGGGGATCGTCTCCGTCCACTCGCTGTCGAAGCGGTCGAACCTGGCGGGCTACCGCGCCGCGTTCCTCGCCGGTGATCCCGCGGTCCTCGGCCCGCTGCTCCAGATCCGCAAGCACGGCGGCATGATGACGTCGGCGCCGACGCAGGCGGCCGTGGTCGCCGCGCTGGGCGACGACGCCCACGTCCGCGAACAGCGCGAGCGCTACGCGGCCCGGCGCACGGCCCTGCGCGACGCGCTCCTGTCCCACGGCTTCCGCATCGAACACAGCGAGGCGAGCCTGTACCTGTGGGCCACGCGGGGCGAGTCCTGCTGGGACACGGTGGCGCACCTGGCCGACCTGGGCATTCTGGTGGCCCCCGGCGACTTCTACGGCTCGGCGGGCGAGCAGTTCGTACGGGTGGCCCTGACGGCGACCGACGAGCGGGTGGCGGCGGCGGTACGGCGCCTGGCGTAG
- the fdxA gene encoding ferredoxin, with product MTYVIAEPCVDVKDKACIEECPVDCIYEGSRSLYIHPDECVDCGACEPVCPVEAIFYEDDTPEEWKDYYKANVEFFDELGSPGGASKLGLIERDHPFIAALPPMNQ from the coding sequence GTGACCTACGTCATCGCAGAGCCTTGTGTCGACGTCAAGGACAAGGCGTGCATCGAGGAGTGCCCGGTCGACTGCATCTACGAGGGCTCCCGGTCCTTGTACATCCACCCGGACGAATGCGTCGACTGTGGAGCCTGTGAGCCGGTGTGCCCGGTCGAGGCGATCTTCTACGAGGACGACACTCCCGAAGAGTGGAAGGACTACTACAAGGCGAACGTCGAGTTCTTCGACGAGCTCGGCTCGCCCGGTGGTGCCAGCAAGCTGGGGCTGATCGAGCGCGACCACCCCTTCATCGCGGCGCTGCCCCCGATGAACCAGTAA
- a CDS encoding transglutaminase-like domain-containing protein, whose translation MNGHEAAMRPPHPPEPERAAELRRRFADEARSERPDLSALCLLVGAAADGALDEAGIDAAQIDLDRLAGQVPFRPGGPRPWALALAELLGGRCGFRGTPADYQRLESSLLHEVLRRRRGLPILLSVVWMEVARRAGAPVYGVALPGHFVVGFGPPEQQVLADPFDGGRVLTGGDAELLVAGATGAPLDPSMLTPADPLDVVLRILNNIRAWAAARPERSDVALWAVDLSLLLPSHPARLRYDRAQLLVERGDFLTGAMELDAYAEVVEAVDGSAADRIRHQARAARSMLN comes from the coding sequence ATGAACGGGCACGAGGCTGCTATGCGTCCCCCACACCCCCCGGAACCGGAGCGGGCCGCCGAGCTGCGGCGGCGGTTCGCCGATGAGGCACGGTCCGAGCGGCCCGATCTGTCGGCGTTGTGTCTGCTCGTGGGCGCGGCGGCGGACGGGGCGCTGGACGAGGCCGGGATCGACGCGGCACAGATCGACCTCGACCGGCTCGCCGGACAGGTGCCGTTCCGGCCCGGCGGGCCGCGGCCTTGGGCCCTCGCGCTCGCCGAGCTGCTCGGCGGGCGCTGCGGGTTCCGCGGTACGCCCGCGGACTACCAGCGGCTGGAGTCCTCCCTGCTGCACGAGGTGCTGCGGCGCCGGCGCGGCCTGCCCATCCTGCTGTCGGTGGTCTGGATGGAGGTCGCCAGGAGAGCGGGCGCACCCGTGTACGGGGTCGCGCTGCCGGGGCACTTCGTCGTCGGATTCGGGCCCCCCGAGCAGCAGGTGCTGGCCGACCCCTTCGACGGCGGCCGGGTGCTGACCGGCGGCGACGCCGAACTGCTCGTCGCGGGTGCCACGGGCGCCCCGCTCGACCCGTCGATGCTCACGCCGGCCGACCCGCTCGACGTCGTGCTGCGCATCCTCAACAACATCCGCGCGTGGGCGGCCGCACGCCCCGAACGCTCGGACGTCGCGCTCTGGGCCGTCGACCTCTCCCTGCTGCTCCCCTCCCACCCCGCCCGCCTGCGCTACGACCGCGCCCAACTGCTCGTCGAGCGGGGGGACTTCCTGACCGGAGCCATGGAGCTGGACGCCTACGCGGAGGTGGTCGAGGCCGTCGACGGGAGCGCCGCCGACCGGATCCGTCACCAGGCCCGCGCGGCGCGCTCGATGCTCAACTGA
- a CDS encoding response regulator transcription factor translates to MSRTIKVLLAEDQSMVREALAALLGLEPDIEVVAQVARGDEVLAAAREHAVDVALLDIEMPGATGIEAAAQVNRELPAVKLVVLTTFGRPGYLRSAMEAGADAFLVKDAPAAQLAEAVRKVLAGERVIDPTLAAAALAGGANPLTDREREVLRAAADGATNAELATALHLSQGTVRNYLSTAIQKLAVRNRTEAVRTARDKGWL, encoded by the coding sequence ATGAGCCGCACGATCAAGGTCCTGCTCGCCGAGGACCAGTCGATGGTCCGCGAGGCGCTGGCCGCCCTGCTCGGCCTCGAACCCGACATCGAGGTCGTCGCCCAAGTCGCGCGCGGCGACGAGGTGCTGGCGGCGGCGCGCGAGCACGCCGTGGACGTGGCACTCCTGGACATCGAGATGCCGGGTGCCACGGGGATCGAGGCGGCGGCGCAGGTGAACCGGGAGCTGCCCGCGGTGAAACTGGTCGTCCTCACCACGTTCGGCCGCCCCGGCTATCTGCGCAGCGCGATGGAGGCCGGCGCCGACGCGTTCCTGGTGAAGGACGCGCCGGCGGCCCAACTCGCCGAGGCGGTACGCAAGGTGCTGGCCGGGGAGCGGGTCATCGACCCCACGCTGGCGGCCGCCGCGCTCGCCGGGGGCGCCAATCCGCTGACCGACCGCGAGCGCGAGGTGCTGCGCGCGGCGGCCGACGGCGCGACGAACGCGGAGCTGGCCACGGCCCTGCACCTGTCCCAGGGCACGGTCCGCAACTACCTGTCCACCGCCATACAGAAACTGGCGGTCCGCAACCGGACAGAGGCGGTACGGACGGCGCGGGACAAGGGCTGGTTGTAG
- a CDS encoding sensor histidine kinase, translated as MTEDPQPDDLRAGWLVRTGQSPRNVREALRKAMWIVIWLVFLSSPVHDLASGHHTPAATAAGWLGLAAFVGIYLTLVFRNMGRALNGPAVAALVVALGVLAVVLCLSLGPSWLGLFVYVSVACGTTFPLRVAYWTIPLTAVAMLLVGLHGGEQDARNLVLLVVLIGFAMTGVRQLVRTTVELRKARATVAQLAANEERLRLARDLHDLLGHSLSLITLKSELAGRMLPDHPEKAAQQVADIEQVSRQALVDVREAVTGYRRPRLAGELAGMQVALTAAGVTADLPAEPDLDGVPEESESALAWALREAVTNVVRHSGARRCVVELVHRQTLDGPVLELSVEDDGSGGSGSTPGNGLTGLTERLEKAGGSLDAGRVRRGFRLVARVPMASARGPVGTAGTP; from the coding sequence ATGACGGAAGACCCGCAGCCCGACGACCTCCGGGCGGGATGGCTGGTGCGCACGGGGCAGTCACCGCGCAACGTGCGCGAGGCGCTGCGCAAGGCGATGTGGATCGTCATCTGGCTGGTGTTCCTCAGCTCACCGGTCCACGACCTGGCCTCCGGCCACCACACGCCCGCCGCCACCGCGGCCGGCTGGCTCGGCCTCGCGGCCTTCGTCGGGATCTATCTGACGCTGGTCTTCCGGAACATGGGCAGGGCGTTGAACGGCCCGGCCGTCGCCGCCCTCGTCGTCGCCCTCGGCGTGCTCGCCGTCGTGCTGTGCCTGTCCCTCGGCCCGTCCTGGCTGGGCCTCTTCGTGTACGTCTCCGTGGCCTGCGGGACGACGTTCCCGCTGCGGGTGGCGTACTGGACGATCCCCCTGACCGCCGTCGCGATGCTGCTCGTCGGCCTCCACGGCGGTGAGCAGGACGCGCGCAACCTCGTCCTCCTCGTCGTCCTCATCGGCTTCGCGATGACCGGCGTACGGCAACTGGTCCGTACGACGGTGGAGTTGCGCAAGGCGCGGGCGACCGTCGCCCAGCTCGCCGCGAACGAGGAACGGCTGCGGCTGGCCAGGGACCTGCACGACCTGCTGGGTCACTCGCTCTCCCTGATCACGCTCAAGAGCGAGCTGGCCGGGCGGATGCTCCCCGACCACCCCGAGAAGGCGGCCCAGCAGGTCGCCGACATCGAACAGGTCAGCCGCCAGGCCCTCGTCGACGTCCGCGAGGCCGTCACCGGCTACCGGCGGCCCCGGCTGGCCGGGGAGCTCGCGGGCATGCAGGTCGCGTTGACCGCGGCGGGCGTCACCGCCGACCTGCCGGCTGAACCGGACCTCGACGGCGTCCCCGAGGAGAGCGAGTCCGCGCTGGCCTGGGCGCTGCGCGAGGCGGTCACCAACGTCGTACGGCACAGCGGGGCCCGGCGCTGCGTGGTGGAGCTCGTCCACCGTCAGACGCTGGACGGTCCGGTGCTCGAACTGTCCGTGGAGGACGACGGTTCGGGCGGCTCCGGCAGCACCCCCGGCAACGGCCTTACGGGACTGACCGAACGCCTGGAGAAGGCCGGCGGATCGCTGGACGCCGGCCGCGTGCGACGCGGGTTCCGGCTGGTCGCGCGGGTACCGATGGCATCCGCCCGGGGGCCCGTGGGCACGGCGGGGACCCCGTAG
- a CDS encoding ABC transporter permease: MTNIFASWGLIKLEIVRALRNRKFLFFSVIYPSALFLLIAGSADSTTKVEGTGLSLPTFFMVSMASFGALTAVLMGNSERIAKERESGWVRQLRLTTLPGRGYVLAKTASAAVISLPSILIVFVVAAAVKNVRLDAWQWLALTGTIWVGSLVFAALGVAIGYLATGDAVRPITMIVYFGLSMLGGLWMPTTTFPDWLQSIAKWLPTHAYAALGQAIELGNAPQAKDIAILAVSFVLFAGGAAWLYRKDTLKA; this comes from the coding sequence GTGACGAACATCTTCGCTTCGTGGGGTCTCATCAAACTGGAGATCGTCCGCGCCCTGCGCAACCGCAAGTTCCTGTTCTTCTCGGTGATCTACCCCTCGGCCCTGTTCCTACTGATCGCGGGCAGCGCCGACAGCACGACGAAGGTGGAGGGCACGGGCCTCAGCCTCCCGACCTTCTTCATGGTCTCGATGGCGTCCTTCGGCGCCCTGACCGCTGTCCTGATGGGCAACAGCGAGCGCATCGCCAAGGAGCGCGAGAGCGGCTGGGTGCGGCAGCTGAGGCTGACCACGCTCCCCGGCCGGGGCTATGTCCTCGCGAAGACCGCCAGTGCCGCAGTGATCAGCCTGCCGTCGATCCTGATCGTCTTCGTGGTCGCGGCGGCCGTGAAGAACGTCCGTCTGGACGCCTGGCAGTGGCTCGCGCTCACCGGCACGATCTGGGTCGGCAGCCTCGTCTTCGCCGCCCTCGGGGTCGCCATCGGCTATCTGGCGACCGGGGACGCGGTCCGCCCGATCACGATGATCGTCTACTTCGGGCTGTCGATGCTCGGCGGCCTGTGGATGCCGACGACGACCTTCCCCGACTGGCTCCAGTCCATCGCGAAGTGGCTCCCCACGCACGCGTACGCTGCCCTCGGACAGGCCATAGAGCTGGGCAACGCCCCGCAAGCCAAGGACATCGCCATCCTCGCCGTCTCCTTCGTCCTGTTCGCGGGCGGAGCGGCGTGGCTGTACCGGAAGGACACGCTGAAGGCGTGA
- a CDS encoding ABC transporter ATP-binding protein produces the protein MTTTAVTTGSVVAFDQVTKTYGDVRAVDGLTLALHPGETVALLGPNGAGKSTTLDLLLGLKHADSGTVRLFGGSPREAIVAGRVGAMLQSGGLMDEVTVGELVKLACDLHPKPFRVTDVLARAGVSQIADRKVNKLSGGQEQRVRFALATAGDTDLIVLDEPTTGMDVTTRHAFWATMREQADQGRTVLFATHYLEEADAIADRVLVLHRGRLLADGTAAEIKAKAGARRVSFDLEGPIDEAPLRALPFLTSVDISGHTIRIQSTDADATVHALYGLGVFPRNLEVAGLGLEQAFVAITAAEESKSK, from the coding sequence ATGACAACGACTGCGGTGACCACCGGCTCGGTGGTCGCGTTCGACCAGGTGACGAAGACGTACGGCGACGTCCGGGCCGTGGACGGGCTGACACTCGCCCTGCACCCGGGCGAGACGGTGGCCCTCCTGGGGCCCAACGGCGCGGGCAAGTCGACCACGCTGGACCTCCTCCTCGGGCTCAAGCACGCGGACAGCGGCACGGTCCGGCTCTTCGGCGGCAGCCCGCGCGAGGCCATCGTCGCCGGGCGCGTCGGCGCCATGCTGCAAAGCGGCGGGCTGATGGACGAGGTCACCGTCGGCGAGCTGGTGAAGCTCGCCTGCGACCTGCACCCCAAGCCGTTCCGCGTCACCGACGTGCTTGCCCGCGCCGGTGTCTCGCAGATCGCGGATCGCAAGGTCAACAAGCTCTCCGGCGGCCAGGAACAGCGCGTCCGCTTCGCGCTCGCCACGGCCGGGGACACCGACCTGATCGTCCTCGACGAACCGACCACCGGCATGGACGTCACCACCCGCCACGCCTTCTGGGCCACCATGCGCGAACAGGCCGACCAGGGCCGTACGGTCCTGTTCGCGACGCACTACCTGGAAGAGGCCGACGCCATCGCGGACCGCGTCCTGGTCCTGCACCGGGGCCGGCTGCTGGCCGACGGCACCGCCGCCGAGATCAAGGCGAAGGCCGGCGCCCGCCGGGTCTCCTTCGACCTGGAGGGCCCGATCGACGAGGCCCCGCTGCGTGCCCTGCCCTTCCTGACCTCCGTCGACATATCGGGTCACACGATCCGCATCCAGTCGACCGACGCCGACGCGACCGTGCACGCGCTGTACGGGCTCGGGGTCTTCCCCCGCAACCTCGAAGTCGCCGGGCTCGGGCTCGAGCAGGCCTTCGTCGCCATCACCGCCGCCGAGGAGTCGAAGTCCAAGTGA
- a CDS encoding membrane protein, giving the protein MSRETDSSSAGPNGRGGAAYPSGTPPYGTPMASEDGVDAGRPAAKSDERKTETTLTTRIRINIPGSRPIPPVVMRTPVVDAEAAEDAPAAEAPAPGPVSAISTYDVPAEASAPPGPAAPAGPAAPAEEKTSDWFAPRKSGAPKGQPGGGSTNGAGLPTGSGAQGAPGQGAPGGGGPRPGAAGGPGAGGPRPGASGPRPGGAGGSGPLGARPNGPVPGGQGGQGGTNGAGLPGATGAGPVAPGHGGGTGSFDVSEAVAATTGSFPLPVVGSDNGAEPRRDNLPYFSENDRRGPSGPTGGPVTGDGPAVPPRGPGGPGLGAPGMSSPGGPGLTAPGTGPRGPVGPGAPSTPGAPGGPGRSGGLSDDTAILTPQRFAPDPDMPGYGGPGDNVSGHTVTSGIPVVPSGGQNSPFGPGAHTDGPVPHTPPKLPAPSEPKTATSSKPAKKKGRSKLVLLGVGVVFIGGVVYGAGLLMNHSDVPKGTTVLGVDIGGGTRDEAVKKLDDALGGRTGKALKLSVDGDTVSLKPDQAGLQLDSKATVSAAANSDYNPVSVIGSLFGQQRVIEPVMPVDEEKLQAALERAAGGAGSASDGTIKFTSGKAVAVYGKAGKGIDVAQATKAVEQAYRTQVESDTSTPVKVPTTTKQPTVSNAEVDRMMKKFAKPAMSANVTVQTDAAHAIAFSPQNSLWKFLGVKAVNGKLVEAYDRAALKSLYGNTFDGVLVTRGTGKKTAVTVEDVISALRPALLTTNGAARTAVIDTDPS; this is encoded by the coding sequence TTGAGTCGTGAAACTGACAGTTCGTCCGCCGGACCCAACGGCCGCGGCGGAGCCGCGTACCCGTCCGGGACGCCGCCGTACGGGACCCCCATGGCTTCCGAAGACGGTGTCGATGCGGGCCGTCCGGCCGCAAAGTCCGACGAACGCAAGACCGAGACCACGCTGACGACCCGGATCCGGATCAACATCCCCGGATCGCGGCCCATCCCGCCGGTCGTCATGCGCACGCCCGTCGTGGACGCCGAGGCCGCCGAGGACGCCCCGGCCGCCGAGGCCCCGGCGCCGGGCCCCGTGAGCGCGATCAGCACCTACGACGTTCCCGCCGAGGCCTCCGCGCCGCCCGGGCCGGCCGCGCCCGCCGGGCCTGCCGCGCCGGCCGAGGAGAAGACCAGCGACTGGTTCGCGCCGCGCAAGTCCGGTGCCCCCAAGGGGCAGCCGGGCGGCGGGTCGACCAACGGCGCCGGTCTCCCCACGGGTTCGGGTGCGCAGGGCGCGCCCGGCCAGGGAGCGCCGGGCGGCGGCGGTCCGCGGCCGGGTGCTGCGGGCGGTCCGGGAGCCGGCGGTCCGCGTCCGGGTGCGTCAGGACCGCGCCCCGGCGGTGCGGGTGGTTCCGGACCTCTGGGTGCCCGCCCGAACGGGCCTGTCCCGGGCGGCCAGGGCGGCCAGGGCGGTACGAACGGTGCCGGGCTGCCCGGTGCCACCGGTGCCGGACCCGTCGCGCCCGGCCACGGCGGCGGCACCGGCTCCTTCGACGTGTCCGAGGCGGTCGCGGCCACCACGGGCTCCTTCCCCCTCCCCGTTGTCGGCTCCGACAACGGCGCGGAACCGCGCCGCGACAACCTGCCGTACTTCTCCGAGAACGACCGGCGCGGCCCCTCCGGCCCGACCGGCGGTCCCGTCACCGGCGACGGCCCGGCCGTGCCGCCCAGGGGACCCGGCGGCCCCGGTCTCGGCGCCCCGGGGATGTCGAGCCCGGGCGGCCCCGGCCTCACCGCTCCCGGCACCGGGCCCCGCGGCCCCGTCGGACCCGGCGCCCCGAGCACCCCCGGAGCCCCTGGCGGCCCCGGCCGTAGCGGCGGTCTCAGCGACGACACCGCGATCCTCACCCCGCAGCGCTTTGCGCCCGACCCGGATATGCCCGGCTACGGCGGCCCCGGCGACAACGTCTCCGGGCACACCGTGACCAGCGGCATCCCCGTGGTGCCGTCCGGCGGCCAGAACTCGCCGTTCGGACCGGGCGCGCACACCGACGGACCGGTGCCGCACACCCCGCCGAAGCTGCCCGCTCCGTCCGAGCCGAAGACGGCCACCTCCTCGAAGCCGGCCAAGAAGAAGGGCCGCAGCAAGCTGGTCCTGCTGGGCGTCGGCGTGGTCTTCATCGGCGGTGTCGTCTACGGCGCCGGGCTGCTGATGAACCACTCGGACGTGCCGAAGGGCACCACCGTGCTCGGCGTCGACATCGGCGGCGGCACCCGCGACGAGGCCGTCAAGAAGCTCGACGACGCCCTGGGGGGCCGTACGGGCAAGGCGCTCAAGCTGTCGGTCGACGGCGACACCGTCTCCCTCAAGCCGGACCAGGCGGGCCTCCAGCTGGACAGCAAGGCCACCGTCAGCGCCGCCGCGAACAGCGACTACAACCCGGTGTCGGTGATCGGCTCGCTCTTCGGACAGCAGCGTGTCATCGAGCCCGTGATGCCCGTCGACGAGGAGAAGCTGCAGGCCGCCCTGGAGCGCGCCGCGGGCGGCGCCGGCTCGGCGAGCGACGGCACCATCAAGTTCACGTCCGGCAAGGCCGTCGCCGTGTACGGCAAGGCGGGCAAGGGCATCGACGTCGCCCAGGCCACGAAGGCCGTCGAACAGGCGTACCGCACACAGGTGGAGAGCGACACCAGCACGCCCGTGAAGGTGCCCACGACCACCAAACAGCCGACGGTCTCGAACGCCGAGGTCGACCGGATGATGAAGAAGTTCGCGAAGCCGGCGATGTCCGCCAACGTGACGGTGCAGACGGACGCCGCCCACGCGATCGCGTTCAGCCCGCAGAACTCCCTGTGGAAGTTCCTCGGCGTGAAGGCCGTGAACGGCAAGCTCGTCGAGGCGTACGACAGGGCGGCGCTGAAGAGCCTCTACGGCAACACGTTCGACGGCGTCCTCGTCACCCGCGGCACCGGCAAGAAGACGGCGGTGACGGTGGAGGACGTGATCAGCGCGCTGCGTCCGGCCCTGCTCACCACGAACGGCGCCGCGCGGACCGCGGTCATCGACACGGACCCGAGCTAG
- a CDS encoding DUF6113 family protein yields MSTTGRQQSALAQPVTLPSAGRAAAYLGLFLLGVLVGLAGALVQAAWFPGGLLLALAGAAGLHLGGSYVIGSRAGAVAPAAGWMVAVVLLTASRPEGDFLFGAGVVSYLFLLGGMAVAVMCATLAQGRQPGGDRVRLGK; encoded by the coding sequence ATGAGTACGACGGGCAGACAGCAGAGCGCGCTCGCGCAACCGGTGACGTTGCCCTCGGCCGGCCGGGCAGCCGCCTACCTGGGCCTCTTCCTGCTCGGCGTACTGGTCGGCCTGGCCGGGGCACTGGTGCAAGCCGCCTGGTTCCCCGGCGGGTTGCTGCTCGCGCTGGCCGGCGCGGCCGGGCTCCATCTGGGCGGGTCCTACGTGATCGGGTCCCGCGCGGGGGCCGTCGCGCCCGCCGCCGGATGGATGGTCGCCGTCGTGCTGCTCACCGCCAGCCGTCCGGAAGGGGACTTCCTGTTCGGCGCGGGAGTCGTCTCCTATCTCTTCCTGCTCGGCGGCATGGCCGTGGCTGTGATGTGCGCCACCCTTGCTCAAGGGCGGCAACCGGGCGGCGACCGCGTCCGACTTGGCAAATGA
- the mshB gene encoding N-acetyl-1-D-myo-inositol-2-amino-2-deoxy-alpha-D-glucopyranoside deacetylase, whose translation MKDLPDRRLLLVHAHPDDESINNGATMARYAAEGAQVTLVTCTLGEEGEVIPPALAHLTPDRDDALGPYRVGELAAAMKELGVTDHRFLGGPGRYRDSGMMGGEQNHRAGAFWAADLDEAAGHLVAVVREVRPQVLVTYDPDGGYGHPDHIQAHRVAVRAAELAADPAFRPELGTPWEIAKVYWNRVPRPVAEEGFARLRLALPGTRFAKSAAVDDVPGVVDESVITTEIDGTPFAAAKAAAMRAHATQVEVDGPWFALSNELAQPLFTTEYYELVRGERGSPRETDLFEGVAP comes from the coding sequence ATGAAGGATCTGCCCGACCGGCGTCTGCTCCTGGTGCACGCGCACCCGGACGACGAGTCGATCAACAACGGCGCGACCATGGCCAGGTATGCGGCCGAGGGCGCCCAGGTGACGCTGGTGACCTGCACCCTCGGCGAGGAGGGCGAGGTCATCCCGCCAGCTCTCGCCCACCTCACGCCCGACCGGGACGACGCGCTGGGCCCGTACCGCGTCGGCGAGCTGGCCGCCGCCATGAAGGAACTCGGGGTCACCGACCACCGGTTCCTCGGCGGCCCCGGCCGCTACCGCGACTCCGGGATGATGGGCGGCGAGCAGAACCACCGCGCGGGCGCCTTCTGGGCCGCCGACCTCGACGAGGCCGCCGGGCACCTGGTGGCCGTCGTACGCGAGGTACGCCCCCAGGTCCTCGTCACCTACGACCCGGACGGCGGCTACGGCCACCCGGACCACATCCAGGCCCACCGCGTCGCCGTGCGTGCCGCCGAGCTGGCAGCGGACCCCGCCTTCCGTCCGGAGCTTGGCACGCCCTGGGAGATCGCCAAGGTCTACTGGAACCGGGTGCCCCGGCCGGTGGCCGAGGAGGGGTTCGCGCGGCTGCGCCTCGCTCTTCCCGGGACCCGTTTCGCCAAGTCCGCGGCGGTCGACGACGTACCCGGCGTGGTCGACGAATCGGTGATCACCACGGAGATCGACGGCACGCCCTTCGCCGCCGCCAAGGCCGCCGCGATGCGGGCGCACGCCACACAGGTCGAGGTCGACGGGCCGTGGTTCGCGCTCTCCAACGAACTCGCGCAGCCGCTCTTCACCACGGAGTACTACGAGTTGGTGCGCGGCGAGCGCGGCTCACCGCGCGAGACGGACCTGTTCGAAGGGGTGGCCCCGTGA